One genomic window of Medicago truncatula cultivar Jemalong A17 chromosome 1, MtrunA17r5.0-ANR, whole genome shotgun sequence includes the following:
- the LOC25482598 gene encoding proline-rich proteoglycan 2 — translation MKISEVYLVVTMSFLFLTLIAADFGMMPRGPVKGSGPNPVFPDSPPPPRIPINLNFGMLPKGHVPWSGPSRGSSDSPPPSRTLTNLNFGMLPKGHVPWSGPSRGSSDSPPPPRTPTNLNFGMLPKGHVPWSGPSRGLFDSPPPPRTLTNLNFGMLPKGHVPWSGPSRGSSDSPPPPRTPTNLNFGMLPKGHVPWSGPSRGSSDSPPPPRTLTNLNFGMLPKGHVPWSGPSRGSSNSPPPPRTPTNLNFSMLPKGHIS, via the coding sequence ATGAAAATATCAGAGGTTTACTTGGTTGTTActatgtctttcttgtttttgaCTCTTATTGCGGCTGATTTTGGTATGATGCCAAGAGGTCCTGTTAAGGGGTCGGGACCTAATCCAGTATTTCCTGATTCTCCACCTCCACCACGAATTCctataaatttgaattttggtaTGTTGCCAAAAGGTCATGTTCCGTGGTCGGGACCTAGTAGAGGATCATCTGATTCTCCACCTCCATCACGAACTCttacaaatttgaattttggtaTGTTGCCAAAAGGTCATGTTCCGTGGTCGGGACCTAGTAGAGGATCATCTGATTCTCCACCTCCACCACGAACTcctacaaatttaaattttggtaTGTTGCCAAAAGGTCATGTTCCGTGGTCGGGACCTAGTAGAGGATTATTTGATTCTCCGCCTCCACCACGAACTCttacaaatttgaattttggtaTGTTGCCAAAAGGTCATGTTCCGTGGTCGGGACCTAGTAGAGGATCATCTGATTCTCCACCTCCACCACGAACTCctacaaatttgaattttggtaTGTTGCCAAAAGGTCATGTTCCGTGGTCGGGACCTAGTAGAGGATCATCTGATTCTCCACCTCCACCACGAACTCttacaaatttgaattttggtaTGTTGCCAAAAGGTCATGTTCCGTGGTCGGGACCTAGTAGAGGATCATCTAATTCTCCACCTCCACCACGAACTCctacaaatttgaattttagtATGTTACCAAAAGGTCATATTTCATGA
- the LOC25482600 gene encoding CST complex subunit STN1 translates to MQQNKNPFPISLHNTHVKLLAFDLLTLTPPISPNHSFTRNSISITRAETVGTITLRDHKPFKFLRFAIDDGTGCIPCILWLNHMTSPHLARRRSPQDLCLLADAAARSAEVVKFGNVARVRGRVTEYKGGVQITVTDVVSERDPNVEVLHWVECVNLARNCYNLVNVSSSSGSVVPKLN, encoded by the coding sequence ATGCAGCAAAACAAAAACCCATTCCCAATCTCACTACACAACACACATGTAAAGCTATTAGCTTTCGATCTTCTAACCCTAACCCCACCGATCTCCCCAAACCACTCCTTCACCCGCAACTCTATCTCCATCACACGCGCCGAAACCGTAGGAACCATAACCCTCCGCGACCACAAACCCTTCAAATTCCTCCGTTTCGCTATCGACGACGGAACGGGTTGCATCCCTTGCATTCTCTGGCTTAATCATATGACTTCTCCTCATTTAGCTCGCCGGCGTAGTCCTCAGGATCTCTGTCTTCTTGCTGATGCTGCTGCGAGATCGGCGGAAGTGGTGAAGTTTGGGAATGTTGCTAGGGTTAGAGGGAGGGTTACGGAGTATAAAGGAGGGGTGCAGATAACTGTTACGGATGTTGTTAGTGAGAGGGATCCGAATGTTGAGGTTTTGCATTGGGTTGAGTGTGTTAATTTGGCTAGGAATTGTTATAATCTTGTtaatgtttcttcttcttctggttCAGTAGTACCTAAATTGAATTAG
- the LOC25482601 gene encoding GTP-binding protein ERG — MLCYVMVGTKVAAVSRKTNTTTHEVVGVLTKGDTQICFFDTPGLVLNCSGFPYKDAKARVESAWSSVNLYEVLIVIFDVHRHITRPDSRVVKLIKRMGERSIPNQKRVLCMNKIDLVEKKKDLTKVAEEFEDLPGFERRFMISGMKGNGVKDLTQFLMEQAVGRPWEEDPFTMTEEVMKMISLEVVCERLLDHVHQEIPYDIEHSLIGWKELRDGSLRIEQHFLTNKLGQLKILVGKRGSKIGRIGIEANEELRTIFKKQVHLVLQVKLK; from the exons GTTGGAACCAAGGTGGCGGCTGTTTCACGTAAGACAAACACCACAACTCATGAAGTTGTGGGCGTGTTGACTAAAGGAGACACCCAAATT TGTTTTTTTGATACGCCAGGGCTCGTGCTAAACTGTAGCGGATTCCCTTATAAGGATGCTAAGGCTCGTGTTGAAAGTGCTTGGAGTTCAGTCAATCTCTATGAAGTGCTCATAGTCATTTTTGATGTCCATAGACATATTACTAG GCCTGATTCAAGAGTTGTAAAACTGATCAAGCGAATGGGAGAACGGTCCATTCCAAATCAAAAGCGAGTTTTGTGTATGAATAAGATTGATTTagtagagaaaaagaaagacttAACGAAAGTTGCTGAAGAATTCGAAGATCTTCCTGGATTTGAAAG gcGTTTCATGATATCTGGAATGAAGGGGAATGGCGTAAAAGATTTGACTCAGTTCTTGATGGAGCAG GCAGTAGGACGGCCCTGGGAAGAAGATCCATTTACCATGACCGAGGAAGTTATGAAAATGATATCATTAGAAGTTGTGTGTGAAAGGTTGTTGGACCATGTACACCAG GAAATTCCATACGATATTGAACATAGTTTGATTGGCTGGAAAGAGTTGCGAGACGGTTCTCTTAGGATTGAACAGCACTTTCTCACTAACAAATTAGGCCAACTCAAGATTCTTGTGGGGAAGCGTGGCTCAAAAATTGG GAGAATAGGAATAGAAGCTAATGAAGAGCTAAGGACCATTTTCAAAAAGCAAGTGCATCTAGTTCTTCAGGTTAAGCTCAAATGA